A part of Prolixibacteraceae bacterium genomic DNA contains:
- a CDS encoding transposase, whose amino-acid sequence MLQNKSTKVFSETQSFFSSSEKGINRIISLYKLLNLRQLKLGNKELPQSTYFKGDILLGLLLFPIFSIPNIYSYSKHYLSEMLEAQKNTFYRFKNNSQIDWRTIVSSCNNKLFGQIAKNSHSDDCNQAERCLIIDDTDFEKSTYKTEHVSKIWSHVTHRYIFGFKGLFLGLWDGKSYFTLDFSLHKERGKNKKTPFGLTAKQRKKQFSKKRSTKSNGFNREKELVIDKITMAKEMMVNAIKQGITVDYILMDSWFFCDSILKTVISNGMHLVAMAKMSSAKYSFKDKEYSTKELALLLKQRKRVKWVKSLSLYCAEVTVKYKGTDVKLFFCKNSKRGKWHLLVSSNTKLSIEKAYQIYSIRWSIEVFFKESKNYFGLGKSQSSDFDAQIADLSVAIIEFNVFSLAKRFEAYETLGGIFAHVKDQGMELVIVQRIWGFILELMRTLAEIIDSDFNELIISVLKNKPENNKFFRLIESMVYEPE is encoded by the coding sequence AAAAAGGAATTAATCGAATTATTAGCCTTTACAAGTTACTCAACTTAAGACAACTGAAATTAGGAAATAAAGAGTTGCCTCAGTCTACTTACTTCAAAGGTGACATACTATTAGGCTTACTACTTTTCCCAATTTTCTCTATCCCTAATATTTATAGCTACAGTAAGCATTATCTATCAGAGATGTTAGAAGCACAAAAGAATACATTCTATCGATTTAAAAATAACAGCCAGATAGATTGGCGTACTATAGTTTCATCATGTAATAATAAACTCTTTGGTCAAATAGCCAAAAACTCTCACTCTGATGACTGTAATCAAGCAGAAAGATGCTTAATTATTGACGATACTGATTTTGAGAAGTCTACCTACAAAACTGAACATGTTAGTAAAATATGGTCGCATGTAACCCATCGTTATATATTTGGTTTTAAAGGATTATTTCTAGGTTTATGGGATGGCAAAAGCTATTTTACATTGGACTTCTCTCTACATAAAGAAAGAGGGAAGAATAAAAAGACTCCATTTGGACTCACTGCCAAACAACGTAAAAAACAGTTCTCAAAGAAACGATCAACAAAGAGTAATGGGTTTAACCGAGAGAAAGAACTCGTTATTGATAAAATAACGATGGCAAAAGAGATGATGGTAAATGCTATTAAACAAGGAATTACAGTAGACTACATACTTATGGACAGTTGGTTCTTCTGTGATTCAATATTAAAAACTGTGATCTCTAATGGTATGCATCTTGTTGCAATGGCTAAGATGTCTAGTGCTAAATATTCTTTCAAAGACAAAGAATATAGCACCAAAGAACTTGCTCTCTTACTTAAACAGCGAAAGAGAGTAAAATGGGTAAAGTCACTTAGTCTATATTGTGCAGAAGTCACAGTGAAATATAAAGGTACAGATGTAAAACTATTCTTTTGCAAGAACAGTAAGCGAGGGAAATGGCATTTATTGGTATCTTCAAATACAAAGCTGAGCATAGAGAAAGCTTATCAGATATATAGTATTAGATGGAGTATTGAGGTCTTTTTTAAGGAATCAAAGAACTATTTTGGTTTAGGAAAATCTCAATCGAGTGATTTTGATGCTCAAATAGCAGATCTATCTGTAGCTATTATTGAGTTTAACGTTTTTAGTTTAGCAAAAAGGTTCGAGGCATATGAGACGCTAGGTGGAATCTTTGCTCATGTAAAAGATCAAGGAATGGAACTTGTAATAGTACAACGAATTTGGGGTTTTATCCTCGAATTGATGAGAACTCTCGCAGAAATCATCGATAGTGATTTTAATGAATTGATAATCAGTGTACTTAAAAATAAACCCGAAAATAATAAATTCTTTAGGCTCATTGAATCAATGGTTTATGAACCTGAATAA